A single region of the Anguilla rostrata isolate EN2019 chromosome 11, ASM1855537v3, whole genome shotgun sequence genome encodes:
- the dnajc22 gene encoding dnaJ homolog subfamily C member 22, whose translation MAKRVVTAYALWALGGPLGLHHLYLGRDSHALLWLLTLGGFGVGWAREFFRIPSYVGEANREASRGTPQHPQARPPPMSLARFAGQICVGIYFGTVALIGLNSLSFFYLMVLPLCVGAGVHLVSVAGHETSNLQKTLTACLITSPIFYGSALSPLPISLAASVTAAQHRQYKQPRPAGAPPKPLGSRLYRLGLAWLAFSAPLGYCVFHNTTATLYYLSDCVAAVLDALWFFPWLGGALEYLLLLPYRILCAFTGGGIAEESWKMVLEILLREYSQKEKEALKVLLVSEEASLEEITHSYRELVKVWHPDRNHDRAEEAQQMFIQIQEAYETLLRRHRAFHRK comes from the exons ATGGCTAAGAGAGTGGTGACGGCATATGCCCTTTGGGCGCTTGGAGGTCCACTGGGCCTGCACCACCTGTACCTGGGGAGGGACAGCCACGCCCTGCTGTGGCTCCTCACcctgggggggtttggggtgggctGGGCCCGGGAGTTCTTCCGCATCCCGTCATATGTTGGCGAGGCCAACCGGGAGGCGTCCAGAGGGACCCCGCAGCACCCCCAGGCCAGGCCCCCGCCCATGAGCCTGGCCCGCTTCGCCGGGCAGATCTGCGTGGGGATCTACTTTGGCACGGTGGCGCTGATCGGCCTGAACTCGCTCAGCTTCTTCTACCTGATGGTGCTGCCGCTGTGCGTGGGCGCGGGTGTCCACCTGGTCAGCGTCGCCGGCCACGAAACCTCCAACCTGCAGAAGACACTGACCGCCTGCCTCATCACCTCCCCCATCTTCTACGGCAGCGCTCTGTCACCCCTGCCCATCAGCCTGGCGGCCAGCGTCACCGCCGCCCAGCACCGGCAGTACAAACAGCCCCGGCCCGCCGGTGCCCCGCCCAAACCACTGG GCTCCCGTCTGTACCGCCtgggcctggcctggctggccttCTCCGCCCCTCTGGGGTACTGCGTTTTCCACAACACCACCGCCACCCTGTACTACCTGTCGGACTGCGTGGCGGCTGTCCTGGACGCGCTGTGGTTCTTCCCCTGGCTGGGCGGAGCTCTGGAGTACCTCCTCCTGCTGCCGTACAGGATCCTGTGTGCTTTCACCGGGGGGGGCATAGCGGAGGAGTCCTGGAAGATGGTGCTGGAGATCCTGCTCCGGGAGTACAGccagaaagagaaggaggcgCTGAAG GTGCTTTTGGTCAGCGAGGAGGCCTCTCTGGAGGAAATAACACACAGCTACAGGGAGCTGGTTAAAGTGTGGCACCCGGACCGCAACCACGACCGGGCCGAGGAGGCCCAGCAGATGTTCATCCAGATCCAGGAGGCTTACGAGACCCTGCTGCGACGCCACAGGGCCTTCCACCGGAAGTAG
- the LOC135234411 gene encoding zinc finger protein Eos-like isoform X2, protein MNADNCNGRSYVSGSGDSSMEREFSGGLGGPTMSTLNSQHSSPSRSLSANSIKVELYSDDDPGSALRPQGRGGEREEGWKEEREEKMEGEEEEEGQESAGGEGASPKPSSPGPIRLPNGKLKCDVCGMICIGPNVLMVHKRSHTGERPFKCNQCGASFTQKGNLLRHIKLHSGEKPFKCPYCSYACRRRDALTGHLRTHSMASPIVGKPYKCSYCGRNYKQQSSLEEHRERCHSYQQSLESQSSHTQGEDLELMQDPLIQSPFIDRLANSITKRKRTTPQKFVGEKHMHLNMADTPYELNPTLDKVGDALGPQHQGVDSAHFAGVGGEYLSGQSGGSGGPEPRRSLRLPHPHVVTCLSELTPVISSIYGQLGSLGPRGDCAGGGAGLGGVVSGLGGREAGEGHEDLPHLGHSHAQSPGNSCQGSTDSESMAGDQCGIAVGNSNHHHHPHYPPAPPPPPPPPPPPQQQPRGRDRRSPAPAKERDWGEPERDEAHPAAAPPGSPGSWGPLRLLDGEGQPVRCYRCEHCRILFLDHVMFTIHMGCHGFRQPFECNICGHRSADRYEFSSHIVRGEHTLG, encoded by the exons ATGAATGCTGACAACTGCAATGGCCGTTCTTATGTGTCAG gcagCGGAGACTCGTCGATGGAGAGGGAGTTCTCAGGGGGACTAGGGGGGCCTACAATGAGCACTCTGAACAGCCAGCATTCCTCCCCAAGCCGCTCCCTCAGTG cAAACTCCATCAAGGTGGAGCTGTACAGCGATGATGACCCAGGCTCCGCGTTGCGAccgcaggggagagggggggagagggaggagggatggaaggaggagagagaggagaagatggagggagaggaggaggaggagggccagGAGTcggcaggaggagagggggccaGCCCCAAGCCTTCCTCCCCGGGGCCGATCCGCCTGCCGAACGGGAAGCTCAAATGCGACGTGTGCGGGATGATCTGCATCGGACCCAACGTGCTGATGGTGCACAAGCGCAGCCACACAG GTGAACGGCCCTTCAAGTGTAACCAGTGTGGAGCCTCCTTCACTCAGAAGGGGAACCTGCTGCGGCACATTAAGCTGCACTCTGGGGAGAAGCCCTTCAAGTGCCCGTACTGCTCCTACGCCTGCCGCCGTCGGGACGCCCTGACCGGACACCTCCGCACCCACTCCA tGGCGTCCCCCATCGTGGGAAAGCCGTATAAGTGCAGTTACTGCGGCCGCAACTACAAGCAGCAGAGCTCACTGGAGGAGCACAGAGAGCGCTGCCACAGCTACCAACAGAGCCTGGAGTCCCAGAGCAGCCATACGcagg GCGAGGACTTGGAGCTGATGCAAGACCCTCTGATACAGTCACCCTTCATCGACAGGCTGGCCAACAGCATCACCAAACGCAAGAGGACCACACCCCAGAAGtttgtgg GAGAAAAGCACATGCATCTCAACATGGCCGACACCCCTTATGAGCTGAATCCCACCCTCGACAAGGTGGGAGACGCACTTGGCCCCCAGCACCAGGGGGTGGACTCCGCCCACTTTGCAGGGGTCGGAGGGGAGTACCTCAGTGGACAAAGCGGTGGCAGTGGGGGCCCAGAACCCCGCCGGTCGCTGCGGTTACCCCACCCCCACGTGGTCACCTGCCTGTCCGAACTCACCCCCGTCATCAGCTCCATCTACGGCCAGCTGGGGTCCCTGGGACCGCGGGGAGACTgcgccgggggcggggccggcttGGGAGGCGTGGTCTCGGGGTTAGGTGGGCGGGAGGCGGGAGAGGGCCACGAGGACCTGCCCCACCTGGGCCATAGCCATGCCCAGTCTCCCGGCAACAGTTGCCAGGGCTCCACGGACAGTGAGAGCATGGCAGGGGACCAGTGTGGCATCGCCGTTGGCAActccaaccaccaccaccacccacactacccgcccgcccctcctcctcctccccctcctcccccaccaccgCAGCAGCAGCCACGCGGTCGGGACAggcgcagccccgcccccgccaaaGAGAGGGACTGGGGGGAGCCGGAGCGGGACGAGGCCCACCCTGCGGCGGCCCCCCCGGGCTCGCCGGGCTCTTGGGGGCCGTTGCGGCTCCTGGATGGCGAGGGCCAGCCGGTGCGGTGCTACCGCTGCGAGCACTGCCGCATCCTCTTCCTGGACCACGTCATGTTCACCATCCACATGGGCTGCCACGGCTTCCGCCAGCCCTTCGAGTGCAACATCTGCGGCCACCGCAGCGCCGACCGCTACGAGTTCTCCTCCCACATCGTGCGCGGCGAGCACACGCTGGGCTGA
- the LOC135234411 gene encoding zinc finger protein Eos-like isoform X3 yields MEGEEEEEGQESAGGEGASPKPSSPGPIRLPNGKLKCDVCGMICIGPNVLMVHKRSHTGERPFKCNQCGASFTQKGNLLRHIKLHSGEKPFKCPYCSYACRRRDALTGHLRTHSMASPIVGKPYKCSYCGRNYKQQSSLEEHRERCHSYQQSLESQSSHTQGEDLELMQDPLIQSPFIDRLANSITKRKRTTPQKFVGEKHMHLNMADTPYELNPTLDKVGDALGPQHQGVDSAHFAGVGGEYLSGQSGGSGGPEPRRSLRLPHPHVVTCLSELTPVISSIYGQLGSLGPRGDCAGGGAGLGGVVSGLGGREAGEGHEDLPHLGHSHAQSPGNSCQGSTDSESMAGDQCGIAVGNSNHHHHPHYPPAPPPPPPPPPPPQQQPRGRDRRSPAPAKERDWGEPERDEAHPAAAPPGSPGSWGPLRLLDGEGQPVRCYRCEHCRILFLDHVMFTIHMGCHGFRQPFECNICGHRSADRYEFSSHIVRGEHTLG; encoded by the exons atggagggagaggaggaggaggagggccagGAGTcggcaggaggagagggggccaGCCCCAAGCCTTCCTCCCCGGGGCCGATCCGCCTGCCGAACGGGAAGCTCAAATGCGACGTGTGCGGGATGATCTGCATCGGACCCAACGTGCTGATGGTGCACAAGCGCAGCCACACAG GTGAACGGCCCTTCAAGTGTAACCAGTGTGGAGCCTCCTTCACTCAGAAGGGGAACCTGCTGCGGCACATTAAGCTGCACTCTGGGGAGAAGCCCTTCAAGTGCCCGTACTGCTCCTACGCCTGCCGCCGTCGGGACGCCCTGACCGGACACCTCCGCACCCACTCCA tGGCGTCCCCCATCGTGGGAAAGCCGTATAAGTGCAGTTACTGCGGCCGCAACTACAAGCAGCAGAGCTCACTGGAGGAGCACAGAGAGCGCTGCCACAGCTACCAACAGAGCCTGGAGTCCCAGAGCAGCCATACGcagg GCGAGGACTTGGAGCTGATGCAAGACCCTCTGATACAGTCACCCTTCATCGACAGGCTGGCCAACAGCATCACCAAACGCAAGAGGACCACACCCCAGAAGtttgtgg GAGAAAAGCACATGCATCTCAACATGGCCGACACCCCTTATGAGCTGAATCCCACCCTCGACAAGGTGGGAGACGCACTTGGCCCCCAGCACCAGGGGGTGGACTCCGCCCACTTTGCAGGGGTCGGAGGGGAGTACCTCAGTGGACAAAGCGGTGGCAGTGGGGGCCCAGAACCCCGCCGGTCGCTGCGGTTACCCCACCCCCACGTGGTCACCTGCCTGTCCGAACTCACCCCCGTCATCAGCTCCATCTACGGCCAGCTGGGGTCCCTGGGACCGCGGGGAGACTgcgccgggggcggggccggcttGGGAGGCGTGGTCTCGGGGTTAGGTGGGCGGGAGGCGGGAGAGGGCCACGAGGACCTGCCCCACCTGGGCCATAGCCATGCCCAGTCTCCCGGCAACAGTTGCCAGGGCTCCACGGACAGTGAGAGCATGGCAGGGGACCAGTGTGGCATCGCCGTTGGCAActccaaccaccaccaccacccacactacccgcccgcccctcctcctcctccccctcctcccccaccaccgCAGCAGCAGCCACGCGGTCGGGACAggcgcagccccgcccccgccaaaGAGAGGGACTGGGGGGAGCCGGAGCGGGACGAGGCCCACCCTGCGGCGGCCCCCCCGGGCTCGCCGGGCTCTTGGGGGCCGTTGCGGCTCCTGGATGGCGAGGGCCAGCCGGTGCGGTGCTACCGCTGCGAGCACTGCCGCATCCTCTTCCTGGACCACGTCATGTTCACCATCCACATGGGCTGCCACGGCTTCCGCCAGCCCTTCGAGTGCAACATCTGCGGCCACCGCAGCGCCGACCGCTACGAGTTCTCCTCCCACATCGTGCGCGGCGAGCACACGCTGGGCTGA
- the LOC135234411 gene encoding zinc finger protein Eos-like isoform X1, with translation MNRSHFGDSAGVRMNADNCNGRSYVSGSGDSSMEREFSGGLGGPTMSTLNSQHSSPSRSLSANSIKVELYSDDDPGSALRPQGRGGEREEGWKEEREEKMEGEEEEEGQESAGGEGASPKPSSPGPIRLPNGKLKCDVCGMICIGPNVLMVHKRSHTGERPFKCNQCGASFTQKGNLLRHIKLHSGEKPFKCPYCSYACRRRDALTGHLRTHSMASPIVGKPYKCSYCGRNYKQQSSLEEHRERCHSYQQSLESQSSHTQGEDLELMQDPLIQSPFIDRLANSITKRKRTTPQKFVGEKHMHLNMADTPYELNPTLDKVGDALGPQHQGVDSAHFAGVGGEYLSGQSGGSGGPEPRRSLRLPHPHVVTCLSELTPVISSIYGQLGSLGPRGDCAGGGAGLGGVVSGLGGREAGEGHEDLPHLGHSHAQSPGNSCQGSTDSESMAGDQCGIAVGNSNHHHHPHYPPAPPPPPPPPPPPQQQPRGRDRRSPAPAKERDWGEPERDEAHPAAAPPGSPGSWGPLRLLDGEGQPVRCYRCEHCRILFLDHVMFTIHMGCHGFRQPFECNICGHRSADRYEFSSHIVRGEHTLG, from the exons ATGAACCGCAGTCATTTTGGCGAC TCAGCTGGTGTGAGAATGAATGCTGACAACTGCAATGGCCGTTCTTATGTGTCAG gcagCGGAGACTCGTCGATGGAGAGGGAGTTCTCAGGGGGACTAGGGGGGCCTACAATGAGCACTCTGAACAGCCAGCATTCCTCCCCAAGCCGCTCCCTCAGTG cAAACTCCATCAAGGTGGAGCTGTACAGCGATGATGACCCAGGCTCCGCGTTGCGAccgcaggggagagggggggagagggaggagggatggaaggaggagagagaggagaagatggagggagaggaggaggaggagggccagGAGTcggcaggaggagagggggccaGCCCCAAGCCTTCCTCCCCGGGGCCGATCCGCCTGCCGAACGGGAAGCTCAAATGCGACGTGTGCGGGATGATCTGCATCGGACCCAACGTGCTGATGGTGCACAAGCGCAGCCACACAG GTGAACGGCCCTTCAAGTGTAACCAGTGTGGAGCCTCCTTCACTCAGAAGGGGAACCTGCTGCGGCACATTAAGCTGCACTCTGGGGAGAAGCCCTTCAAGTGCCCGTACTGCTCCTACGCCTGCCGCCGTCGGGACGCCCTGACCGGACACCTCCGCACCCACTCCA tGGCGTCCCCCATCGTGGGAAAGCCGTATAAGTGCAGTTACTGCGGCCGCAACTACAAGCAGCAGAGCTCACTGGAGGAGCACAGAGAGCGCTGCCACAGCTACCAACAGAGCCTGGAGTCCCAGAGCAGCCATACGcagg GCGAGGACTTGGAGCTGATGCAAGACCCTCTGATACAGTCACCCTTCATCGACAGGCTGGCCAACAGCATCACCAAACGCAAGAGGACCACACCCCAGAAGtttgtgg GAGAAAAGCACATGCATCTCAACATGGCCGACACCCCTTATGAGCTGAATCCCACCCTCGACAAGGTGGGAGACGCACTTGGCCCCCAGCACCAGGGGGTGGACTCCGCCCACTTTGCAGGGGTCGGAGGGGAGTACCTCAGTGGACAAAGCGGTGGCAGTGGGGGCCCAGAACCCCGCCGGTCGCTGCGGTTACCCCACCCCCACGTGGTCACCTGCCTGTCCGAACTCACCCCCGTCATCAGCTCCATCTACGGCCAGCTGGGGTCCCTGGGACCGCGGGGAGACTgcgccgggggcggggccggcttGGGAGGCGTGGTCTCGGGGTTAGGTGGGCGGGAGGCGGGAGAGGGCCACGAGGACCTGCCCCACCTGGGCCATAGCCATGCCCAGTCTCCCGGCAACAGTTGCCAGGGCTCCACGGACAGTGAGAGCATGGCAGGGGACCAGTGTGGCATCGCCGTTGGCAActccaaccaccaccaccacccacactacccgcccgcccctcctcctcctccccctcctcccccaccaccgCAGCAGCAGCCACGCGGTCGGGACAggcgcagccccgcccccgccaaaGAGAGGGACTGGGGGGAGCCGGAGCGGGACGAGGCCCACCCTGCGGCGGCCCCCCCGGGCTCGCCGGGCTCTTGGGGGCCGTTGCGGCTCCTGGATGGCGAGGGCCAGCCGGTGCGGTGCTACCGCTGCGAGCACTGCCGCATCCTCTTCCTGGACCACGTCATGTTCACCATCCACATGGGCTGCCACGGCTTCCGCCAGCCCTTCGAGTGCAACATCTGCGGCCACCGCAGCGCCGACCGCTACGAGTTCTCCTCCCACATCGTGCGCGGCGAGCACACGCTGGGCTGA